In the genome of Thermodesulfobacteriota bacterium, one region contains:
- a CDS encoding aspartate carbamoyltransferase catalytic subunit has protein sequence MKHLLGLSDLDAGAVDRILQVASTFTEISTRPIKKVPTLRGKTVINAFFEPSTRTRLSFEIAAKRLSADTFNIAAATSSLVKGESLVDTAKNLEAMRPDIVVIRHSHSGAPHLLARHIQTPVINAGDGCHEHPSQGLLDLLTVKEAKGGLAGLQVAIIGDIAHSRVAHSDIIGFSTMGAQVTVAGPGTLMPKGIESLGARVAPSVEEAVAGADVVIALRVQRERQQDPLIPSLRDYATAYGLNARRLAAARPDALVMHPGPVNWGVELDPDVMTDRRTVILEQVTNGVAVRMALLYLFVGGE, from the coding sequence ATGAAGCATCTCTTAGGCCTGAGCGACCTGGACGCAGGGGCGGTCGACCGTATCCTCCAGGTGGCCTCCACCTTCACGGAGATCTCCACCCGGCCCATCAAGAAGGTGCCGACCTTGCGGGGCAAGACGGTGATCAACGCCTTTTTCGAGCCCAGCACCCGCACCCGCCTGTCCTTCGAGATCGCGGCGAAAAGGCTTTCCGCCGACACCTTCAACATCGCTGCCGCCACCAGCAGCCTGGTGAAAGGCGAGTCCCTGGTGGATACTGCCAAGAACCTGGAGGCGATGCGGCCGGACATTGTGGTCATCCGGCACAGCCACTCCGGCGCCCCCCATCTTCTGGCCCGGCATATCCAGACGCCGGTGATCAATGCCGGCGACGGCTGCCACGAGCATCCCAGTCAAGGCCTTCTGGACCTCCTCACCGTCAAGGAGGCGAAGGGCGGCCTGGCCGGGCTTCAGGTGGCGATCATCGGCGATATCGCCCACAGCCGGGTGGCCCATTCCGATATCATCGGCTTTTCGACGATGGGGGCCCAGGTCACCGTGGCCGGGCCCGGCACCCTGATGCCGAAAGGCATCGAGTCCCTGGGTGCCCGGGTAGCTCCGTCCGTGGAGGAGGCGGTGGCGGGGGCGGATGTGGTCATCGCCTTGCGCGTGCAGCGGGAGCGGCAGCAGGATCCGCTCATCCCCTCGCTGCGGGACTACGCCACGGCCTACGGCCTCAATGCCCGCCGCCTGGCGGCGGCGCGGCCCGATGCCCTGGTCATGCACCCCGGCCCTGTGAACTGGGGAGTCGAGCTGGATCCGGACGTCATGACCGACCGGCGCACGGTTATCCTCGAGCAGGTGACCAACGGGGTGGCGGTGCGCATGGCCCTCCTCTATCTGTTCGTGGGCGGCGAGTGA